In the Clostridium beijerinckii genome, one interval contains:
- a CDS encoding glycoside hydrolase family 1 protein, with product MSIQFKFPENFWWGSATSGPQSEGRFNKKHDSVFDHWFDIEPEAFFNGVGPNVASNFYNSYKEDLKLIKEIGLNSIRTSIQWTRLIKDFETGEVDEDGLRFYNAVIDECIANDILPVMNLHHFDLPVELYDKYGGWESKHVVDLFALFAKKCFELFGDRVKHWTTFNEPMVVVEGEYLYQFHYPKIVDGKKAVQVLYNLNLASAKAIKEFKESDCSKNGGKIGIILNLTPSYPRSQNEEDVKAAKFAEDFFNNSFLNPAIKGEFTTDLVEVLTKDNVIWESTEEELEIIKNNTIDFLGVNYYQPRRAKAKEEKFDDSKGWMPNKYFDDYEMPGRRMNPYRGWEIYPQCMYDIAINIRDNYNNIPWYISENGMGVEGEEKYINADGVIEDDYRIEFYEEHLSYLHKGISEGSNCFGYHTWTPIDCWSWANAYKNRYGFIAVDLATQKKTIKKSGRWIKEVAKNNGF from the coding sequence ATGAGTATACAATTCAAGTTCCCAGAAAACTTTTGGTGGGGATCAGCAACATCAGGTCCACAAAGTGAAGGACGATTTAATAAAAAGCATGATAGTGTATTTGATCATTGGTTTGATATAGAACCAGAAGCATTTTTTAATGGAGTAGGCCCTAATGTAGCATCAAACTTTTATAACAGCTATAAAGAAGATTTAAAATTGATTAAAGAAATAGGTTTAAATAGTATTAGAACATCAATTCAATGGACAAGATTAATAAAAGATTTTGAAACTGGAGAAGTAGATGAAGATGGTTTAAGATTCTATAATGCTGTAATAGACGAATGTATTGCAAATGATATCCTTCCAGTTATGAATCTACACCATTTTGATTTACCAGTTGAATTATATGATAAATATGGCGGATGGGAATCAAAACATGTAGTAGATTTATTTGCATTGTTTGCAAAGAAGTGCTTTGAGTTGTTTGGAGATAGAGTTAAACATTGGACAACATTTAATGAACCTATGGTTGTAGTTGAAGGTGAATATTTATATCAATTCCATTATCCAAAGATAGTTGATGGGAAAAAAGCAGTGCAAGTTTTATATAATCTAAATTTGGCATCAGCAAAGGCTATAAAAGAGTTTAAAGAATCAGATTGTAGTAAGAATGGTGGGAAGATTGGTATTATTCTTAATTTAACGCCTTCATATCCAAGATCGCAAAATGAAGAAGATGTAAAAGCAGCTAAATTCGCAGAAGATTTCTTTAACAATTCATTTTTGAATCCAGCTATAAAAGGTGAGTTTACAACAGATTTAGTTGAAGTTTTAACCAAAGATAATGTAATATGGGAATCAACAGAAGAAGAATTAGAAATAATAAAGAACAACACAATTGACTTCTTAGGTGTTAACTATTACCAACCAAGAAGAGCAAAAGCTAAGGAAGAAAAATTCGACGATTCAAAAGGTTGGATGCCTAATAAGTATTTTGACGATTATGAAATGCCTGGAAGAAGAATGAATCCATATAGAGGATGGGAGATATACCCACAATGTATGTATGATATAGCGATTAATATAAGAGATAATTATAACAACATTCCATGGTACATATCTGAAAATGGTATGGGAGTTGAAGGGGAAGAAAAATATATAAATGCAGATGGAGTTATAGAAGATGATTATAGAATAGAGTTCTATGAGGAACATTTATCATATCTTCATAAAGGGATAAGTGAAGGATCTAATTGTTTTGGTTATCATACATGGACTCCAATCGACTGTTGGTCATGGGCTAATGCATATAAAAATAGATATGGATTTATTGCTGTAGATTTAGCTACTCAAAAGAAGACAATTAAAAAATCAGGAAGATGGATTAAAGAAGTAGCAAAAAATAACGGATTTTAG